A window of the Cicer arietinum cultivar CDC Frontier isolate Library 1 chromosome 6, Cicar.CDCFrontier_v2.0, whole genome shotgun sequence genome harbors these coding sequences:
- the LOC101510914 gene encoding glucan endo-1,3-beta-glucosidase-like, with the protein MVFFLLLLVLGIGLETTGTTAQSIGVCYGRVADNLPPANEVIDLLKSNNIKRMRIYDPDEATLQALRGSNIELVIGVPNENIQTIATGVSSASYWVQNYILKYSKDVKFRYIVVGNEINPNDPTSQFILPAMQNINAVLISANLQNKIKVSTAIQLDFLGSSYPPSTGAFSSSSNSYISSIVQFLLQSDAPLLANVYTYFSYISAPKEIELSFALLNSPTVQVNDGEYKYTNLFDATLGALYSALEKVGGANLEVVVSESGWPSDGGVAATVENAQAYYSNLIKHVSNGTPKRPNQELETYLFAMFDENKKGPAKTERHFGLFTPNKQPKYQISGDIGAYTSPKASHMRLVWLCCILFYAAYLPMGFTSHDDTVIIFDFVLTWWCPALGYFAWVICINTLYSMIDLALLMQG; encoded by the exons ATGGTTTTCTTCTTATTGCTTCTTGTGCTTGGTATTGGATTGGAGACTACAGGAACAACAG CACAATCAATAGGAGTTTGCTATGGAAGAGTGGCAGATAACTTGCCTCCAGCTAATGAAGTTATAGatcttttaaaatcaaataacattAAAAGAATGAGAATTTATGACCCTGATGAAGCAACATTACAAGCCTTAAGAGGTTCCAACATAGAACTTGTCATTGGAGTCCCTAATGAAAACATTCAAACAATTGCCACTGGGGTTTCATCAGCTTCTTATTGGGTCCAAaactatatactaaaatattcaaaagatGTCAAATTTAGGTATATTGTTGTTGGTAATGAAATAAATCCTAATGATCCAACATCGCAATTTATTCTCCCAGCAATGCAGAACATTAATGCAGTACTTATATCTGCCaacttacaaaataaaattaaagtgtcAACAGCTATACAATTGGATTTCTTAGGAAGCTCATATCCTCCATCAACAGGAGCATTTAGTAGTTCTTCAAATTCATATATATCTTCAATAGTTCAATTTCTTTTGCAGAGTGATGCACCACTTCTTGCTAATGTATACACTTATTTTAGCTACATAAGTGCCCCAAAAGAAATTGAACTTTCATTTGCATTATTAAATTCACCAACAGTTCAAGTGAATGATGGGGAAtataaatacacaaatttatttgatgCAACATTAGGAGCTCTTTATTCAGCTCTTGAGAAAGTTGGTGGTGCTAATTTGGAAGTTGTTGTATCAGAAAGTGGATGGCCTTCTGATGGTGGTGTTGCTGCAACAGTTGAAAATGCACAAGCTTACTATAGTAATTTGATTAAGCATGTGTCTAATGGGACTCCTAAAAGGCCTAATCAAGAATTGGAAACTTATTTGTTTGCTatgtttgatgaaaataaaaaaggacCTGCTAAAACAGAACGACATTTTGGTTTGTTCACTCCTAATAAACAACCTAAGTATCAAATTAGTGGTGACATTGGAGCATATACTTCTCCAA AAGCTAGTCATATGCGTTTGGTTTGGCTGTGTTGCATACTGTTTTATGCTGCATACCTACCTATGGGTTTTACTTCTCATGATGATACagttataatatttgattttgttcTTACATGGTGGTGCCCTGCACTG GGTTACTTTGCATGGGTTATTTgtatcaacactttatattcaATGATTGATCTTGCACTTCTTATGCAAGGTTAG
- the LOC101511228 gene encoding glucan endo-1,3-beta-glucosidase-like has translation MVFFLLLLVLGIGLETTGTTAQSIGVCYGRVADNLPPANEVIDLLKSNNIKRMRIYDPDEATLQALRGSNIELVIGVPNENIQTIATGVSSASYWVQNYILKYSKDVKFRYIVVGNEINPNDPTSQFILPAMQNINAVLISANLQNKIKVSTAIQLDFLGSSYPPSTGAFSSSSNSYISSIVQFLLQSDAPLLANVYTYFSYISAPKEIELSFALLNSPTVQVNDGEYKYTNLFDATLGALYSALEKVGGANLEVVVSESGWPSDGGVAATVENAQAYYSNLIKHVSNGTPKRPNQELETYLFAMFDENKKGPAKTERHFGLFTPNKQPKYQISGDIGAYTSPSSSCFQLRNEGIIFSFCLYLLFIFFI, from the exons ATGGTTTTCTTCTTATTGCTTCTTGTGCTTGGTATTGGATTGGAGACTACAGGAACAACAG CACAATCAATAGGAGTTTGCTATGGAAGAGTGGCAGATAACTTGCCTCCAGCTAATGAAGTTATAGatcttttaaaatcaaataacattAAAAGAATGAGAATTTATGACCCTGATGAAGCAACATTACAAGCCTTAAGAGGTTCCAACATAGAACTTGTCATTGGAGTCCCTAATGAAAACATTCAAACAATTGCCACTGGGGTTTCATCAGCTTCTTATTGGGTCCAAaactatatactaaaatattcaaaagatGTCAAATTTAGGTATATTGTTGTTGGTAATGAAATAAATCCTAATGATCCAACATCGCAATTTATTCTCCCAGCAATGCAGAACATTAATGCAGTACTTATATCTGCCaacttacaaaataaaattaaagtgtcAACAGCTATACAATTGGATTTCTTAGGAAGCTCATATCCTCCATCAACAGGAGCATTTAGTAGTTCTTCAAATTCATATATATCTTCAATAGTTCAATTTCTTTTGCAGAGTGATGCACCACTTCTTGCTAATGTATACACTTATTTTAGCTACATAAGTGCCCCAAAAGAAATTGAACTTTCATTTGCATTATTAAATTCACCAACAGTTCAAGTGAATGATGGGGAAtataaatacacaaatttatttgatgCAACATTAGGAGCTCTTTATTCAGCTCTTGAGAAAGTTGGTGGTGCTAATTTGGAAGTTGTTGTATCAGAAAGTGGATGGCCTTCTGATGGTGGTGTTGCTGCAACAGTTGAAAATGCACAAGCTTACTATAGTAATTTGATTAAGCATGTGTCTAATGGGACTCCTAAAAGGCCTAATCAAGAATTGGAAACTTATTTGTTTGCTatgtttgatgaaaataaaaaaggacCTGCTAAAACAGAACGACATTTTGGTTTGTTCACTCCTAATAAACAACCTAAGTATCAAATTAGTGGTGACATTGGAGCATATACTTCTCCAAGTTCCTCCTGTTTTCAACTAAGGAATGAAGGAATAATATTTTCCTTttgtttgtatttattatttattttctttatctaa